GATCAATATGGGCGATCGCGTTATCGATGACCGATCAATGGCAACACTTTACTGGAAAGACGAACGCGGTAGTGTTTCCTATCCATACAAGAGTCACGATCTTTGGTTCTTAACCGAAAGCGTCCGCTGGGGCTTTTTACCACCCGATACCTTAACAAATGCTAATGCGTTAATCGATAAAGTTAATCGCGAAGATTTGTGGAAACAAGCCGCACAAGAACTTGGTATCGCCGCCGCAGATATTCCGACTAACACATCACGCGGTGTCGAAGAATTTTTTGATGGAATCAGGTTCGATCCGGCAAATCCTAACGCTTATCTTCAGAGTTTGAAAATCAAGCGAGTCAACGTTTAAGGGTAATGGATAAGCGGTAATAGCTTCCAGAATTCCAATTCCCAATCACCAAATACTAATTGAGGAGAACCAAGTTAATGACAACATTACGCACTCGTCCCGCTAGAGGCTTACAAAATCCTTGGATATCGCGAATCAATAAACAATTTCCCGATCTTATACCGCCAATCGTTGCGATCACCATCTTCCTTGTTATTTGGCAACTATTTTCTTTAACACCTGGTGCAACTTTACCAGGACCAATTCAAGTTGTTCAAGATACCTGGATATTGATTTTCTGGCCTTTCTTTGACTTAGGTGGAACAAATGTAGGTTTATTTTGGCAAATCCTAGCAAGCTTACAGCGAGTAGCAATTAGTTACGTTTTAGCAGCAATTGTTGGTATTGGTTTAGGCATTTTAATCGGGACAAGCAAAGTCATGTCCAAAGCTTTAGACCCGATCTTTCAACTACTACGAACTGTACCACCTCTAGCATGGGTTCCCATTTCCTTGGCCGCATTACGCCAAAACGAACCCGCAGCATTATTTGTAATCTTCATCACTGCAATATGGCCTATCTTAATTAACACTGCGGTAGGCGTTAAACAGATTCCCCAAGACTACAACAACGTCGCGAAAGTGTTGCAACTGACACGTAAAGAGTATTTCTTCAACATTCTTATTCCCGCTGCAT
The sequence above is a segment of the Chroogloeocystis siderophila 5.2 s.c.1 genome. Coding sequences within it:
- the ntrB gene encoding nitrate ABC transporter permease; translation: MTTLRTRPARGLQNPWISRINKQFPDLIPPIVAITIFLVIWQLFSLTPGATLPGPIQVVQDTWILIFWPFFDLGGTNVGLFWQILASLQRVAISYVLAAIVGIGLGILIGTSKVMSKALDPIFQLLRTVPPLAWVPISLAALRQNEPAALFVIFITAIWPILINTAVGVKQIPQDYNNVAKVLQLTRKEYFFNILIPAALPYIFTGLRIAIGLAWLAIIAAEIVMSGIVGIGFFIWEAYQNNNVSEVILALVYIGIVGLLLDKLMAWIETLIVPQGQKT